In a genomic window of Strix aluco isolate bStrAlu1 chromosome 3, bStrAlu1.hap1, whole genome shotgun sequence:
- the ITGB1BP1 gene encoding integrin beta-1-binding protein 1 isoform X1, with the protein MFRKGKKRHSSSSSQSSEISTKSKSVDSSLGGLSRSSTVASLDTDSTKSSGQSNSNSDTCAEFRVKYVGAIEKLKYNESKSLEGPLDLINYIDVAQQDGKLPFVPGEEEFIMGVSKYGIKVSTSDQYDVLHRHALYLIVRMVCYDDGLGAGKSLLALKTTDAASEECSLWVYQCNSLEQAQAICKVLSTAFDSVLMLEKS; encoded by the exons atgtttagaaaagggaaaaaacgacacagcagcagcagttcacaAAGCAGTGAAATCAGTACTAAAAGCAAG tctgtAGATTCCAGTCTTGGAGGACTTTCCAGGTCTAGTACTGTGGCTAGTCTAGATACAGACTCCACGAAAAGCTCAG GACAAAGCAATAGTAATTCTGATACGTGTGCAGAATTCAGAGTTAAATATGTCGGTGCCATTGAAAAATTGAAATATAATGAGAGCAAAAGTCTCGAAGGGCCTTTGGACTTGATAAATTACATAGATGTTGCACAG CAAGATGGAAAGTTACCTTTTGTTCCAGGTGAAGAGGAGTTTATTATGGGAGTTTCCAAATACGGCATTAAAGTTTCAACATCTGATCAGTAT GATGTGTTACACAGGCATGCCCTCTATTTAATTGTACGGATGGTCTGCTATGATGATGGTCTGGGAGCAGGAAAAAGTTTACTGGCTTTGAAGACGACAGATGCAGCCTCTGAAGAATGCAGCCTCTGGGTATATCAGTGCAATAGTTTG gAACAAGCACAAGCTATTTGCAAAGTGTTATCTACAGCCTTTGACTCAGTTTTAATGTTGGAAAAGTCCTGA
- the ITGB1BP1 gene encoding integrin beta-1-binding protein 1 isoform X3: MGVSKYGIKVSTSDQYDVLHRHALYLIVRMVCYDDGLGAGKSLLALKTTDAASEECSLWVYQCNSLEQAQAICKVLSTAFDSVLMLEKS; encoded by the exons ATGGGAGTTTCCAAATACGGCATTAAAGTTTCAACATCTGATCAGTAT GATGTGTTACACAGGCATGCCCTCTATTTAATTGTACGGATGGTCTGCTATGATGATGGTCTGGGAGCAGGAAAAAGTTTACTGGCTTTGAAGACGACAGATGCAGCCTCTGAAGAATGCAGCCTCTGGGTATATCAGTGCAATAGTTTG gAACAAGCACAAGCTATTTGCAAAGTGTTATCTACAGCCTTTGACTCAGTTTTAATGTTGGAAAAGTCCTGA
- the ITGB1BP1 gene encoding integrin beta-1-binding protein 1 isoform X2, whose amino-acid sequence MFRKGKKRHSSSSSQSSEISTKSKSVDSSLGGLSRSSTVASLDTDSTKSSGQSNSNSDTCAEFRVKYVGAIEKLKYNESKSLEGPLDLINYIDVAQDVLHRHALYLIVRMVCYDDGLGAGKSLLALKTTDAASEECSLWVYQCNSLEQAQAICKVLSTAFDSVLMLEKS is encoded by the exons atgtttagaaaagggaaaaaacgacacagcagcagcagttcacaAAGCAGTGAAATCAGTACTAAAAGCAAG tctgtAGATTCCAGTCTTGGAGGACTTTCCAGGTCTAGTACTGTGGCTAGTCTAGATACAGACTCCACGAAAAGCTCAG GACAAAGCAATAGTAATTCTGATACGTGTGCAGAATTCAGAGTTAAATATGTCGGTGCCATTGAAAAATTGAAATATAATGAGAGCAAAAGTCTCGAAGGGCCTTTGGACTTGATAAATTACATAGATGTTGCACAG GATGTGTTACACAGGCATGCCCTCTATTTAATTGTACGGATGGTCTGCTATGATGATGGTCTGGGAGCAGGAAAAAGTTTACTGGCTTTGAAGACGACAGATGCAGCCTCTGAAGAATGCAGCCTCTGGGTATATCAGTGCAATAGTTTG gAACAAGCACAAGCTATTTGCAAAGTGTTATCTACAGCCTTTGACTCAGTTTTAATGTTGGAAAAGTCCTGA
- the ITGB1BP1 gene encoding integrin beta-1-binding protein 1 isoform X4 — translation MFRKGKKRHSSSSSQSSEISTKSKSVDSSLGGLSRSSTVASLDTDSTKSSGQSNSNSDTCAEFRVKYVGAIEKLKYNESKSLEGPLDLINYIDVAQAFVCFPPKQDGKLPFVPGEEEFIMGVSKYGIKVSTSDQYDVLHRHALYLIVRMVCYDDGLGAGKSLLALKTTDAASEECSLWVYQCNSLEQAQAICKVLSTAFDSVLMLEKS, via the exons atgtttagaaaagggaaaaaacgacacagcagcagcagttcacaAAGCAGTGAAATCAGTACTAAAAGCAAG tctgtAGATTCCAGTCTTGGAGGACTTTCCAGGTCTAGTACTGTGGCTAGTCTAGATACAGACTCCACGAAAAGCTCAG GACAAAGCAATAGTAATTCTGATACGTGTGCAGAATTCAGAGTTAAATATGTCGGTGCCATTGAAAAATTGAAATATAATGAGAGCAAAAGTCTCGAAGGGCCTTTGGACTTGATAAATTACATAGATGTTGCACAG gcttttgtttgtttccctcCAAAGCAAGATGGAAAGTTACCTTTTGTTCCAGGTGAAGAGGAGTTTATTATGGGAGTTTCCAAATACGGCATTAAAGTTTCAACATCTGATCAGTAT GATGTGTTACACAGGCATGCCCTCTATTTAATTGTACGGATGGTCTGCTATGATGATGGTCTGGGAGCAGGAAAAAGTTTACTGGCTTTGAAGACGACAGATGCAGCCTCTGAAGAATGCAGCCTCTGGGTATATCAGTGCAATAGTTTG gAACAAGCACAAGCTATTTGCAAAGTGTTATCTACAGCCTTTGACTCAGTTTTAATGTTGGAAAAGTCCTGA
- the CPSF3 gene encoding cleavage and polyadenylation specificity factor subunit 3 isoform X4: protein MSAKRKAEALIPAEESDQLLIRPLGAGQEVGRSCIILEFKGRKIMLDCGIHPGLEGMDALPYIDLIDPAEIDLLLISHFHLDHCGALPWFLQKTSFKGRTFMTHATKAIYRWLLSDYVKVSNISADDMLYTETDLEESMDKIETINFHEVKEVAGIKFWCYHAGHVLGAAMFMIEIAGVKLLYTGDFSRQEDRHLMAAEIPNIKPDILIIESTYGTHIHEKREEREARFCNTVHDIVNRGGRGLIPVFALGRAQELLLILDEYWQNHPELHDIPIYYASSLAKKCMAVYQTYVNAMNDKIRKQININNPFVFKHISNLKSMDHFDDIGPSVVMASPGMMQSGLSRELFESWCTDKRNGVIIAGYCVEGTLAKHIMSEPEEITTMSGQKLPLKMSVDYISFSAHTDYQQTSEFIRALKPPHVILVHGEQNEMARLKAALIREYEDNDEVHIEVHNPRNTEAVTLNFRGEKLAKVMGSLADKKPEQGQRISGILVKRNFNYHILSPCDLSNYTDLAMSTVTQTQAIPYTGPFNLLYYQLQKLTGDVEEIEIQQKPALKVFKNITVIQEPGMVVLEWVANPANDMYADTVTTVILEVQSNPKIQKAAVHKISKKVDMDVYRKRMEIMLQDMFGEDCVSSKDGSVLCITVDGKTANISLDTRTVDCEPGSEDDESLREMVELAAQRLYDALSPVY, encoded by the exons ATGTCGGCGAAGCGGAAAGCCGAGGCCCTGATCCCGGCGGAGGAGAGCGATCAGCTGCTCATCCGGCCCCT AGGTGCTGGCCAAGAAGTAGGAAGGTCATGCATTATTCTGGagtttaaaggaagaaaaataatg cttGACTGTGGAATCCATCCTGGACTGGAAGGAATGGATGCTCTTCCTTACATTGATTTGATAGATCCTGCTGAGATTGATCTCCTCCTAATTAGTCA TTTCCATTTAGATCACTGTGGGGCTTTACCATGgtttttgcagaaaacaagttttaaagGAAGGACATTTATGACTCATGCCACAAAAGCTATTTACAGATGGCTTCTTTCAGACTATGTCAAAGTCAG TAATATATCAGCGGATGACATGCTATATACAGAAACAGACCTCGAAGAAAGCATGGACAAGATTGAGACCATCAACTTCCATGAAGTGAAAGAGGTGGCAGGAATCAAATTCTGGTGTTACCACGCAGGCCACGTTCTGGGAGCAGCCATGTTTATGATTGAAATAGCTGGTGTGAAG CTTTTATATACAGGTGATTTCTCAAGACAGGAAGACAGACATCTGATGGCAGCTGAGATTCCCAATATTAAACCCGATATTCTTATAATT GAATCCACATATGGTACTCATATTCACGAAAAAAGGGAAGAGCGAGAGGCAAGATTCTGTAATACTGTTCATGACATTgtaaacagaggaggtagaggtCTTATTCCTGTGTTTGCCCTGGGTCGAGCTCAAGAACTACTTTTAATTTTAG atGAATACTGGCAGAATCATCCTGAACTTCATGACATCCCTATATACTATGCCTCCTCTTTGGCAAAGAAATGTATGGCAGTTTATCAGACGTATGTCAATGCCATGAATGACAAAATCCGCAAGCAAATTAACATCAACAATCCATTTGTTTTCAAGCACATTAGTAATCTGAAG AGTATGGATCATTTTGATGATATTGGCCCAAGTGTTGTGATGGCTTCCCCAGGCATGATGCAGAGTGGCTTATCCAGAGAGTTGTTTGAGAGCTGGTGCACAGATAAGAGAAATGGAGTAATTATAGCAGGGTACTGTGTTGAAGGAACGCTTGCTAAG caCATTATGTCTGAGCCTGAAGAGATCACAACTATGTCAGGGCAAAAACTCCCACTGAAGATGTCTGTGGattacatttctttctctgctcACACAGATTATCAACAAACTAGTGAATTTATCCGGGCCCTGAAACCTCCACATGTG ATTTTAGTTCATGGTGAGCAGAATGAAATGGCCAGATTGAAAGCAGCATTGATACGGGAATATGAGGATAATGATGAAGTTCATATAGAAGTTCACAATCCTAGGAATACTGAAGCTGTGACATTAAACTTCAGAGGAGAAAAGCTTGCCAAG gtgATGGGATCTTTAGCAGATAAGAAACCAGAGCAAGGACAGAGAATTTCTGGAATTCTAGTTAAAAGGAATTTTAACTATCACATCCTTTCACCATGTGACCTCTCCA ATTATACAGACTTGGCGATGAGCACTGTAACACAGACACAAGCCATTCCATATACAGGCCCTTTTAATCTGCTTTATTATCAGCTACAAAAGCTTACTG GTGACGTAGAAGAAATAGAAATCCAGCAAAAACCGGCCCTGAAGGTTTTCAAGAATATTACTGTGATCCAGGAACCAGGCATGGTAGTCCTTGAG tggGTGGCAAATCCTGCTAATGATATGTATGCAGACACCGTGACAACAGTGATACTGGAAGTTCAGTCAAATCCCAAAATACAGAAAG ctgcagtaCATAAAATTTCCAAAAAAGTAGATATGGATGTGTATAGGAAGAGAATGGAGATCATGCTTCA GGATATGTTTGGAGAAGACTGTGTGAGTTCAAAAGATGGCTCTGTCCTATGCATCACAGTAGATGGAAAGACTGCAAACATTTCACTGGACACTCGG ACAGTTGACTGTGAGCCAGGAAGCGAAGATGATGAATCCCTTCGTGAAATGGTGGAGTTGGCTGCACAGAGGCTTTATGATGCCCTCAGCCCAGTGTACTGA
- the CPSF3 gene encoding cleavage and polyadenylation specificity factor subunit 3 isoform X2 has translation MLDCGIHPGLEGMDALPYIDLIDPAEIDLLLISHFHLDHCGALPWFLQKTSFKGRTFMTHATKAIYRWLLSDYVKVSNISADDMLYTETDLEESMDKIETINFHEVKEVAGIKFWCYHAGHVLGAAMFMIEIAGVKLLYTGDFSRQEDRHLMAAEIPNIKPDILIIESTYGTHIHEKREEREARFCNTVHDIVNRGGRGLIPVFALGRAQELLLILDEYWQNHPELHDIPIYYASSLAKKCMAVYQTYVNAMNDKIRKQININNPFVFKHISNLKSMDHFDDIGPSVVMASPGMMQSGLSRELFESWCTDKRNGVIIAGYCVEGTLAKHIMSEPEEITTMSGQKLPLKMSVDYISFSAHTDYQQTSEFIRALKPPHVILVHGEQNEMARLKAALIREYEDNDEVHIEVHNPRNTEAVTLNFRGEKLAKVMGSLADKKPEQGQRISGILVKRNFNYHILSPCDLSNYTDLAMSTVTQTQAIPYTGPFNLLYYQLQKLTGDVEEIEIQQKPALKVFKNITVIQEPGMVVLEWVANPANDMYADTVTTVILEVQSNPKIQKAAVHKISKKVDMDVYRKRMEIMLQDMFGEDCVSSKDGSVLCITVDGKTANISLDTRTVDCEPGSEDDESLREMVELAAQRLYDALSPVY, from the exons atg cttGACTGTGGAATCCATCCTGGACTGGAAGGAATGGATGCTCTTCCTTACATTGATTTGATAGATCCTGCTGAGATTGATCTCCTCCTAATTAGTCA TTTCCATTTAGATCACTGTGGGGCTTTACCATGgtttttgcagaaaacaagttttaaagGAAGGACATTTATGACTCATGCCACAAAAGCTATTTACAGATGGCTTCTTTCAGACTATGTCAAAGTCAG TAATATATCAGCGGATGACATGCTATATACAGAAACAGACCTCGAAGAAAGCATGGACAAGATTGAGACCATCAACTTCCATGAAGTGAAAGAGGTGGCAGGAATCAAATTCTGGTGTTACCACGCAGGCCACGTTCTGGGAGCAGCCATGTTTATGATTGAAATAGCTGGTGTGAAG CTTTTATATACAGGTGATTTCTCAAGACAGGAAGACAGACATCTGATGGCAGCTGAGATTCCCAATATTAAACCCGATATTCTTATAATT GAATCCACATATGGTACTCATATTCACGAAAAAAGGGAAGAGCGAGAGGCAAGATTCTGTAATACTGTTCATGACATTgtaaacagaggaggtagaggtCTTATTCCTGTGTTTGCCCTGGGTCGAGCTCAAGAACTACTTTTAATTTTAG atGAATACTGGCAGAATCATCCTGAACTTCATGACATCCCTATATACTATGCCTCCTCTTTGGCAAAGAAATGTATGGCAGTTTATCAGACGTATGTCAATGCCATGAATGACAAAATCCGCAAGCAAATTAACATCAACAATCCATTTGTTTTCAAGCACATTAGTAATCTGAAG AGTATGGATCATTTTGATGATATTGGCCCAAGTGTTGTGATGGCTTCCCCAGGCATGATGCAGAGTGGCTTATCCAGAGAGTTGTTTGAGAGCTGGTGCACAGATAAGAGAAATGGAGTAATTATAGCAGGGTACTGTGTTGAAGGAACGCTTGCTAAG caCATTATGTCTGAGCCTGAAGAGATCACAACTATGTCAGGGCAAAAACTCCCACTGAAGATGTCTGTGGattacatttctttctctgctcACACAGATTATCAACAAACTAGTGAATTTATCCGGGCCCTGAAACCTCCACATGTG ATTTTAGTTCATGGTGAGCAGAATGAAATGGCCAGATTGAAAGCAGCATTGATACGGGAATATGAGGATAATGATGAAGTTCATATAGAAGTTCACAATCCTAGGAATACTGAAGCTGTGACATTAAACTTCAGAGGAGAAAAGCTTGCCAAG gtgATGGGATCTTTAGCAGATAAGAAACCAGAGCAAGGACAGAGAATTTCTGGAATTCTAGTTAAAAGGAATTTTAACTATCACATCCTTTCACCATGTGACCTCTCCA ATTATACAGACTTGGCGATGAGCACTGTAACACAGACACAAGCCATTCCATATACAGGCCCTTTTAATCTGCTTTATTATCAGCTACAAAAGCTTACTG GTGACGTAGAAGAAATAGAAATCCAGCAAAAACCGGCCCTGAAGGTTTTCAAGAATATTACTGTGATCCAGGAACCAGGCATGGTAGTCCTTGAG tggGTGGCAAATCCTGCTAATGATATGTATGCAGACACCGTGACAACAGTGATACTGGAAGTTCAGTCAAATCCCAAAATACAGAAAG ctgcagtaCATAAAATTTCCAAAAAAGTAGATATGGATGTGTATAGGAAGAGAATGGAGATCATGCTTCA GGATATGTTTGGAGAAGACTGTGTGAGTTCAAAAGATGGCTCTGTCCTATGCATCACAGTAGATGGAAAGACTGCAAACATTTCACTGGACACTCGG ACAGTTGACTGTGAGCCAGGAAGCGAAGATGATGAATCCCTTCGTGAAATGGTGGAGTTGGCTGCACAGAGGCTTTATGATGCCCTCAGCCCAGTGTACTGA
- the CPSF3 gene encoding cleavage and polyadenylation specificity factor subunit 3 isoform X1: protein MVLDCGIHPGLEGMDALPYIDLIDPAEIDLLLISHFHLDHCGALPWFLQKTSFKGRTFMTHATKAIYRWLLSDYVKVSNISADDMLYTETDLEESMDKIETINFHEVKEVAGIKFWCYHAGHVLGAAMFMIEIAGVKLLYTGDFSRQEDRHLMAAEIPNIKPDILIIESTYGTHIHEKREEREARFCNTVHDIVNRGGRGLIPVFALGRAQELLLILDEYWQNHPELHDIPIYYASSLAKKCMAVYQTYVNAMNDKIRKQININNPFVFKHISNLKSMDHFDDIGPSVVMASPGMMQSGLSRELFESWCTDKRNGVIIAGYCVEGTLAKHIMSEPEEITTMSGQKLPLKMSVDYISFSAHTDYQQTSEFIRALKPPHVILVHGEQNEMARLKAALIREYEDNDEVHIEVHNPRNTEAVTLNFRGEKLAKVMGSLADKKPEQGQRISGILVKRNFNYHILSPCDLSNYTDLAMSTVTQTQAIPYTGPFNLLYYQLQKLTGDVEEIEIQQKPALKVFKNITVIQEPGMVVLEWVANPANDMYADTVTTVILEVQSNPKIQKAAVHKISKKVDMDVYRKRMEIMLQDMFGEDCVSSKDGSVLCITVDGKTANISLDTRTVDCEPGSEDDESLREMVELAAQRLYDALSPVY from the exons aTGGTG cttGACTGTGGAATCCATCCTGGACTGGAAGGAATGGATGCTCTTCCTTACATTGATTTGATAGATCCTGCTGAGATTGATCTCCTCCTAATTAGTCA TTTCCATTTAGATCACTGTGGGGCTTTACCATGgtttttgcagaaaacaagttttaaagGAAGGACATTTATGACTCATGCCACAAAAGCTATTTACAGATGGCTTCTTTCAGACTATGTCAAAGTCAG TAATATATCAGCGGATGACATGCTATATACAGAAACAGACCTCGAAGAAAGCATGGACAAGATTGAGACCATCAACTTCCATGAAGTGAAAGAGGTGGCAGGAATCAAATTCTGGTGTTACCACGCAGGCCACGTTCTGGGAGCAGCCATGTTTATGATTGAAATAGCTGGTGTGAAG CTTTTATATACAGGTGATTTCTCAAGACAGGAAGACAGACATCTGATGGCAGCTGAGATTCCCAATATTAAACCCGATATTCTTATAATT GAATCCACATATGGTACTCATATTCACGAAAAAAGGGAAGAGCGAGAGGCAAGATTCTGTAATACTGTTCATGACATTgtaaacagaggaggtagaggtCTTATTCCTGTGTTTGCCCTGGGTCGAGCTCAAGAACTACTTTTAATTTTAG atGAATACTGGCAGAATCATCCTGAACTTCATGACATCCCTATATACTATGCCTCCTCTTTGGCAAAGAAATGTATGGCAGTTTATCAGACGTATGTCAATGCCATGAATGACAAAATCCGCAAGCAAATTAACATCAACAATCCATTTGTTTTCAAGCACATTAGTAATCTGAAG AGTATGGATCATTTTGATGATATTGGCCCAAGTGTTGTGATGGCTTCCCCAGGCATGATGCAGAGTGGCTTATCCAGAGAGTTGTTTGAGAGCTGGTGCACAGATAAGAGAAATGGAGTAATTATAGCAGGGTACTGTGTTGAAGGAACGCTTGCTAAG caCATTATGTCTGAGCCTGAAGAGATCACAACTATGTCAGGGCAAAAACTCCCACTGAAGATGTCTGTGGattacatttctttctctgctcACACAGATTATCAACAAACTAGTGAATTTATCCGGGCCCTGAAACCTCCACATGTG ATTTTAGTTCATGGTGAGCAGAATGAAATGGCCAGATTGAAAGCAGCATTGATACGGGAATATGAGGATAATGATGAAGTTCATATAGAAGTTCACAATCCTAGGAATACTGAAGCTGTGACATTAAACTTCAGAGGAGAAAAGCTTGCCAAG gtgATGGGATCTTTAGCAGATAAGAAACCAGAGCAAGGACAGAGAATTTCTGGAATTCTAGTTAAAAGGAATTTTAACTATCACATCCTTTCACCATGTGACCTCTCCA ATTATACAGACTTGGCGATGAGCACTGTAACACAGACACAAGCCATTCCATATACAGGCCCTTTTAATCTGCTTTATTATCAGCTACAAAAGCTTACTG GTGACGTAGAAGAAATAGAAATCCAGCAAAAACCGGCCCTGAAGGTTTTCAAGAATATTACTGTGATCCAGGAACCAGGCATGGTAGTCCTTGAG tggGTGGCAAATCCTGCTAATGATATGTATGCAGACACCGTGACAACAGTGATACTGGAAGTTCAGTCAAATCCCAAAATACAGAAAG ctgcagtaCATAAAATTTCCAAAAAAGTAGATATGGATGTGTATAGGAAGAGAATGGAGATCATGCTTCA GGATATGTTTGGAGAAGACTGTGTGAGTTCAAAAGATGGCTCTGTCCTATGCATCACAGTAGATGGAAAGACTGCAAACATTTCACTGGACACTCGG ACAGTTGACTGTGAGCCAGGAAGCGAAGATGATGAATCCCTTCGTGAAATGGTGGAGTTGGCTGCACAGAGGCTTTATGATGCCCTCAGCCCAGTGTACTGA
- the CPSF3 gene encoding cleavage and polyadenylation specificity factor subunit 3 isoform X3, with amino-acid sequence MPQKLFTDGFFQTMSKSETDLEESMDKIETINFHEVKEVAGIKFWCYHAGHVLGAAMFMIEIAGVKLLYTGDFSRQEDRHLMAAEIPNIKPDILIIESTYGTHIHEKREEREARFCNTVHDIVNRGGRGLIPVFALGRAQELLLILDEYWQNHPELHDIPIYYASSLAKKCMAVYQTYVNAMNDKIRKQININNPFVFKHISNLKSMDHFDDIGPSVVMASPGMMQSGLSRELFESWCTDKRNGVIIAGYCVEGTLAKHIMSEPEEITTMSGQKLPLKMSVDYISFSAHTDYQQTSEFIRALKPPHVILVHGEQNEMARLKAALIREYEDNDEVHIEVHNPRNTEAVTLNFRGEKLAKVMGSLADKKPEQGQRISGILVKRNFNYHILSPCDLSNYTDLAMSTVTQTQAIPYTGPFNLLYYQLQKLTGDVEEIEIQQKPALKVFKNITVIQEPGMVVLEWVANPANDMYADTVTTVILEVQSNPKIQKAAVHKISKKVDMDVYRKRMEIMLQDMFGEDCVSSKDGSVLCITVDGKTANISLDTRTVDCEPGSEDDESLREMVELAAQRLYDALSPVY; translated from the exons ATGCCACAAAAGCTATTTACAGATGGCTTCTTTCAGACTATGTCAAAGTCAG AAACAGACCTCGAAGAAAGCATGGACAAGATTGAGACCATCAACTTCCATGAAGTGAAAGAGGTGGCAGGAATCAAATTCTGGTGTTACCACGCAGGCCACGTTCTGGGAGCAGCCATGTTTATGATTGAAATAGCTGGTGTGAAG CTTTTATATACAGGTGATTTCTCAAGACAGGAAGACAGACATCTGATGGCAGCTGAGATTCCCAATATTAAACCCGATATTCTTATAATT GAATCCACATATGGTACTCATATTCACGAAAAAAGGGAAGAGCGAGAGGCAAGATTCTGTAATACTGTTCATGACATTgtaaacagaggaggtagaggtCTTATTCCTGTGTTTGCCCTGGGTCGAGCTCAAGAACTACTTTTAATTTTAG atGAATACTGGCAGAATCATCCTGAACTTCATGACATCCCTATATACTATGCCTCCTCTTTGGCAAAGAAATGTATGGCAGTTTATCAGACGTATGTCAATGCCATGAATGACAAAATCCGCAAGCAAATTAACATCAACAATCCATTTGTTTTCAAGCACATTAGTAATCTGAAG AGTATGGATCATTTTGATGATATTGGCCCAAGTGTTGTGATGGCTTCCCCAGGCATGATGCAGAGTGGCTTATCCAGAGAGTTGTTTGAGAGCTGGTGCACAGATAAGAGAAATGGAGTAATTATAGCAGGGTACTGTGTTGAAGGAACGCTTGCTAAG caCATTATGTCTGAGCCTGAAGAGATCACAACTATGTCAGGGCAAAAACTCCCACTGAAGATGTCTGTGGattacatttctttctctgctcACACAGATTATCAACAAACTAGTGAATTTATCCGGGCCCTGAAACCTCCACATGTG ATTTTAGTTCATGGTGAGCAGAATGAAATGGCCAGATTGAAAGCAGCATTGATACGGGAATATGAGGATAATGATGAAGTTCATATAGAAGTTCACAATCCTAGGAATACTGAAGCTGTGACATTAAACTTCAGAGGAGAAAAGCTTGCCAAG gtgATGGGATCTTTAGCAGATAAGAAACCAGAGCAAGGACAGAGAATTTCTGGAATTCTAGTTAAAAGGAATTTTAACTATCACATCCTTTCACCATGTGACCTCTCCA ATTATACAGACTTGGCGATGAGCACTGTAACACAGACACAAGCCATTCCATATACAGGCCCTTTTAATCTGCTTTATTATCAGCTACAAAAGCTTACTG GTGACGTAGAAGAAATAGAAATCCAGCAAAAACCGGCCCTGAAGGTTTTCAAGAATATTACTGTGATCCAGGAACCAGGCATGGTAGTCCTTGAG tggGTGGCAAATCCTGCTAATGATATGTATGCAGACACCGTGACAACAGTGATACTGGAAGTTCAGTCAAATCCCAAAATACAGAAAG ctgcagtaCATAAAATTTCCAAAAAAGTAGATATGGATGTGTATAGGAAGAGAATGGAGATCATGCTTCA GGATATGTTTGGAGAAGACTGTGTGAGTTCAAAAGATGGCTCTGTCCTATGCATCACAGTAGATGGAAAGACTGCAAACATTTCACTGGACACTCGG ACAGTTGACTGTGAGCCAGGAAGCGAAGATGATGAATCCCTTCGTGAAATGGTGGAGTTGGCTGCACAGAGGCTTTATGATGCCCTCAGCCCAGTGTACTGA
- the IAH1 gene encoding isoamyl acetate-hydrolyzing esterase 1 homolog has protein sequence MALAEAGAGGRLLRWPRVVLFGDSITEFSFQENGWGASLADRLVRKCDVVNRGLSGYNTRWAKLILPRLIAKSTSAESTVAITIFFGANDSALKDLNPKQHVPLEEYAANLKSMIQYLKSVDITEDRIILITPPPLQESAWEKECLAKGDKLNRRNATTGEYAHACVQVARDCGTDVLDLWTLMQKNQDFSSYLSDGLHLSTKGNSFLAAQLWSRLEKKLSALPSLLPYWRDVDHTNPEASLL, from the exons atggCGCTGGCGGAGGCGGGCGCTGGCGGGCGGCTCTTGCGCTGGCCCCGCGTCGTCCTCTTCGGAGACTCCATCACGGAG TTCTCCTTCCAGGAGAATGGCTGGGGGGCATCCCTTGCTGACAGACTAGTCAG aaaatgtGATGTTGTGAACCGTGGGCTCTCAGGGTACAACACCAGATGGGCTAAATTGATCCTTCCAAGACTGATCGCTAAAAGTACTAGTGCTGAGAGTACTGTTGCCATTACTATTTTCTTTGGAGCTAATGACAGTGCTTTGAAAG ATCTGAACCCTAAGCAACACGTTCCTTTGGAGGAATATGCTGCAAACTTAAAGAGCATGATACAGTACCTGAAGTCAGTAGACATCACTGAAGACAGGATTATTTTGATAACGCCACCACCTCTTCAGGAATCAGCTTGGGAAAAGGAGTGTCTTGCCAAAG GTGACAAGTTAAATCGCCGCAATGCCACCACCGGGGAATACGCCCACGCCTGTGTTCAGGTAGCTAGGGACTGTGGAACAGATGTACTCGACCTCTGGACTCTGATGCAAAAAAATCAG GATTTCTCTTCCTATTTGTCTGATGGTCTTCATTTATCAACAAAAGGCAACAGCTTTCTAGCAGCGCAACTTTGGTCACGCCTGGAGAAAAAACTGTCTGCCCTTCCTTCACTGCTTCCTTATTGGCGGGACGTGGACCACACGAACCCCGAGGCCAGTCTTCTGTGA